The window CCCAGTGAAAACGTTCTGATACTTCTTGACCGTTTTCCATGATCATAACGGCCCACTGCGCGGCCAATAAATCGGCAAAAGGGATACGAAAAATTTCATAATTTCCTTCGGCATCGGTGCGAGTCACAAAATCCAGGCCGGTGGTTTCATGAATCCCAAGCGCGCGCACTTCCACCTCAGGAATGCCGAAATTGTTGGCGTTTTTGACTGTGCCGTAGATGTAGGTGAAATCGCAGTTGAATTCGCGTTGGGCGCCGGCAAGCACATATTTAATAATGGGTGCGGGGGTGGGGGTTATGGTTGGGGCCTCGGTGGGGGGGGGCAGCGGCGTGTTTGTTGGCGGCAGGGGTTGTTGAGTGGGGGTAGGAGTTGGTAAGGGGGTGTCTGTTGGGGGGGCGGTGGGGCTGGGGGTGGGCGTATCTGGTGGCAAAAATGGGGTCTCGGTGGGAGGGGTGGAGGAGGGGAGTGGCAGCAGTGCAGGGGTGGGGGTTACGGTAAAGGTGGGGAGGGGAGTCCGGGTGGGGGGAGCTACTCGACCCGTAGTATCTTGAGCGCCGCGGCAGGCCAGGGCCAGGCCGGTCAATAAAATTATGAAACCATAGAATTGCTTAGGCAAGAGTGGTTGAAACCTCCTTGTTTGATTAAAACGGGTAAAGGGGTCATAGTTTAGCATGTCTGAAATGAAGCGCCAAATGTTTCTCTTTTTGAAAGTTGACAGGCAGGCCTCTTTCATTTGCGTAAATAAAAAGTTGTGATATGCTATGGGGGTAGTTGTTAAAGGCAAATCTTTTTATAAGATTTGGCCCAGGGTCAAGTTAAAAAAACCTTAAGGTAAATTTAGCAAAAATCACCACAAAAGGGCTTGACAAACTTTTTGAGGTATGGTAATATATCGCTCGTTGTGTGAGGAAAATAGTACTTGACAACGAGCAACAAATATGGTATATTATTTGTTGCCTTAAATTACAGGCGAATTCGCCCCCGATATTGGGGGAAGTTCCGTAACAACAAGACAGGAGACGAAACCTCAAGGTGATTTCTTTGAGCGTTATTTGAGCGAAACCTTCTTTGAGCGTCGTCTCCGCCGGCATCCACTTAACAGGGTGTCGGTTTTTATTTGTCTGGATATGGTCCTTAACAACTGAATAGTGACAGGAATTAAGCTAGTGTGATTGGCTCAATTCGTTAATTCGCAAGCAGAAGAAGTTTGCTTGTTCAGATTTTACGAAGAGTTTGATCCTGGCTCAGGATGAACGCTGGCGGCGTGCCTAACACA is drawn from Anaerolineae bacterium and contains these coding sequences:
- a CDS encoding carboxypeptidase regulatory-like domain-containing protein: MPKQFYGFIILLTGLALACRGAQDTTGRVAPPTRTPLPTFTVTPTPALLPLPSSTPPTETPFLPPDTPTPSPTAPPTDTPLPTPTPTQQPLPPTNTPLPPPTEAPTITPTPAPIIKYVLAGAQREFNCDFTYIYGTVKNANNFGIPEVEVRALGIHETTGLDFVTRTDAEGNYEIFRIPFADLLAAQWAVMIMENGQEVSERFHWASTPVCESDDPGHSQVLRLDWKLIE